From a region of the Leucoraja erinacea ecotype New England chromosome 6, Leri_hhj_1, whole genome shotgun sequence genome:
- the slitrk6 gene encoding SLIT and NTRK-like protein 6, with protein sequence MLTWPLRLSVVLVIITSHMADPSNASDKEVCERLCSCEERDGLLHINCQNKDITEISQIKPPQTYSYNLNLQENFVSVIYRNDFISFRNALSLHLGKNNLQTLEAGTFTGLSSLKRLHINGNFLEILHEGTFRGLDNLEFLQADNNFIQIIEPGAFSKLHRLKVLILNDNAIPFLPTNIFRFVPLTHLDLRGNHLNSLQYVGFLEHIGRIMELQLEDNQWKCDCDLLPLRSWLENMPPQSNIGDVVCMQPFRLKGKILTKIPVVEICATGSGTDFEEPINSIHLVVTPAGDTIHINIQNANKSGINEPKKDPYFLQPDGQDNGKIVTTRPVNYPKSPCVATCHCSTQPNVGQIMKCQERNIKSLSDLVPSPPNPIKLYLTDNVIQSVRKSDLLGYGSLDLLHFGNNRITTIEDGAFANLTNLHKLYLNGNSIVRLRKEMFIGLNCLQYLYLEHNIIKEVLPGTFSALPQLKVLYLNNNLLHSLPPHIFAGVPLLRLNLKSNHLMHLPVSNVIDQLEFLVQIDLEDNPWDCTCDLVSLKQWMERLPKNVTVSEVMCESPEKFAKKDLKMLSNELICPGLTSILGPPTEASNIDSTTAASGTDSSFLGTIMGTVPLSVLILSLLVVFLLIVFSAAGMVVLVLHRRRRSKKKHKMTPIQNCSPLQVQYSVYGHKRTHHTEERPDGNIYEHHTIDAIGPVCRSRSYNMRDMEFDNESKDGNEAKMIYRSHMMRENDPLFTSPNIKFNAIEQAPEFMTLHDPTSMYRNILEKERELQQIGITEYLKKNYSPLQSDLNVCYPSRHEELKLMEAIIYSRPKKVVVEETKNEYFELKAKLQTEPDYLEVLEQQTALNQP encoded by the coding sequence ATGTTGACCTGGCCTCTTCGACTAAGTGTGGTTTTAGTTATAATCACTTCGCACATGGCAGATCCTTCTAATGCTTCAGATAAGGAAGTGTGTGAACGGCTGTGCTCCTGTGAAGAAAGAGATGGTTTGCTGCACATAAATTGTCAAAACAAAGACATCACTGAAATATCTCAAATAAAACCGCCACAGACATATAGCTACAATCTTAACCTACAAGAAAACTTTGTGAGTGTAATATATCGCAATGACTTCATCAGCTTCAGAAATGCTTTGTCACTACATCTCGGCAAGAATAATTTGCAAACCTTGGAGGCTGGGACTTTCACTGGCCTTAGTTCTTTGAAACGCTTGCATATAAACGGTAACTTTTTGGAAATTCTGCATGAGGGCACGTTTAGAGGATTGGACAATTTGGAATTCCTTCAAGCAGATAATAATTTCATCCAGATTATTGAGCCTGGTGCTTTCAGTAAACTTCACCGGCTGAAAGTGCTCATCCTGAATGACAATGCGATCCCTTTTCTCCCCACCAACATCTTTCGTTTTGTCCCCCTGACACACCTGGATCTTCGTGGAAATCACTTAAATTCGCTTCAGTATGTCGGCTTTTTGGAGCATATTGGCAGAATAATGGAGCTACAGCTGGAGGACAACCAATGGAAGTGTGATTGTGATTTATTACCACTCAGATCCTGGCTGGAAAATATGCCACCCCAGTCAAATATCGGGGATGTTGTTTGTATGCAACCATTTAGACTGAAGGGTAAAATTTTAACtaaaatcccagttgtggagatttGTGCTACCGGTTCTGGGACTGACTTTGAAGAACCAATTAATTCAATTCATTTGGTAGTGACTCCAGCTGGTGATACCATTCATATCAACATCCAGAATGCCAATAAGtcgggtattaatgaacctaaaAAGGATCCATACTTTCTACAACCTGATGGACAGGACAATGGTAAAATTGTTACAACAAGGCCTGTGAACTATCCAAAATCGCCCTGCGTGGCAACTTGTCATTGCAGCACACAACCAAATGTTGGGCAGATAATGAAATGTCAAGAAAGAAACATTAAAAGTTTGTCAGACCTTGTGCCTAGTCCACCAAATCCAATAAAGCTTTATTTGACAGAtaatgttatccagtcagtgagaAAATCTGATCTACTGGGTTATGGTAGCCTAGACTTACTTCATTTTGGGAATAATCGAATAACAACAATTGAAGATGGTGCTTTTGCAAACCTCACCAATCTTCACAAGTTGTATTTGAATGGTAACAGTATTGTAAGATTAAGAAAAGAAATGTTCATTGGTCTCAATTGCCTTCAGTACTTGTATCTGGAGCACAATATAATCAAAGAGGTACTACCAGGAACATTTAGTGCCCTACCACAGCTCAAGGTCTTGTATTTGAACAACAATCTTCTTCATAGTTTGCCTCCACATATATTTGCTGGTGTTCCACTTCTACGCTTAAATCTTAAAAGTAACCATTTAATGCATCTTCCTGTGAGCAATGTAATAGACCAACTTGAGTTTCTGGTTCAGATTGATTTAGAAGATAATCCTTGGGATTGTACTTGTGATTTGGTAAGCTTGAAACAATGGATGGAAAGACTCCCTAAAAATGTTACTGTCAGTGAGGTAATGTGCGAGTCCCCTGAAAAGTTTGCGAAGAAAGATTTGAAAATGTTAAGCAATGAATTGATATGCCCGGGATTAACAAGCATCCTGGGCCCACCAACAGAGGCGAGTAATATTGATTCAACCACGGCAGCGTCTGGTACTGACTCCAGCTTCCTGGGTACCATCATGGGCACAGTCCCACTTTCTGTTTTGATCCTTAGCTTGTTAGTGGTATTCTTACTAATTGTGTTCAGTGCAGCTGGGATGGTGGTCCTTGTGCTTCACCGTCGGAGAAGATCAAAGAAAAAACATAAAATGACTCCCATACAGAATTGCAGTCCTTTGCAGGTCCAATACAGTGTGTATGGACACAAGAGAACCCATCATACTGAAGAAAGACCAGATGGAAATATATATGAGCATCACACAATCGATGCAATTGGTCCAGTGTGCAGAAGCCGTTCTTATAATATGAGGGATATGGAGTTTGACAATGAGAGCAAAGATGGGAATGAGGCAAAAATGATCTACAGGAGTCACATGATGAGAGAAAATGACCCTCTGTTCACAAGTCCCAACATTAAATTCAATGCTATAGAGCAGGCCCCAGAGTTTATGACCCTCCATGATCCTACTTCAATGTACAGAAATATTCTTGAAAAGGAAAGGGAACTCCAGCAAATTGGAATCACGGAATATCTGAAGAAAAATTACTCTCCTTTACAATCAGATCTAAATGTTTGCTACCCTTCCAGGCATGAAGAGCTGAAACTGATGGAAGCAATCATATATTCAAGACCTAAAAAAGTTGTGGTTGAAGAGACTAAAAATGAATATTTTGAGCTGAA